One part of the Engraulis encrasicolus isolate BLACKSEA-1 chromosome 17, IST_EnEncr_1.0, whole genome shotgun sequence genome encodes these proteins:
- the adprh gene encoding ADP-ribosylarginine hydrolase isoform X2: MLLSGVGDALGYRNQLWEYNESGPAIHKELEELGGLKSITAELPDWPVSDDTVLHLATAEGLATGKEEEELYHDVAARYVEAMKDMEGRKPGPSSILGVSQLKPGTEGGYRVAYNPEGTGCGAAMRSMCIGLRYPRPDQLSSLVAVAVETGRMTHPHPIGFLGAVASALFVAYAVQRRPMESWGVGLVKEACPIAREFVKSRGCAVEECERDWGYFEEKWQWYLDLRGLSTGIGPAVWPDQYGPAERDVAYKSFSLSGWAGRSGHDAPMIALDALLGAGSDWEVLMSRGGFHGGDSDSTAVIACCCWGLLYGLQGVPEGNYRNLEYRNRLENSAEALYKLSH; this comes from the exons gagctgGAGGAGTTGGGCGGTCTGAAGAGCATCACAGCGGAGCTCCCTGATTGGCCCGTCAGCGATGACACCGTGCTTCATCTAGCGACCGCAGAAGGCTTGGCCACTG gtaaggaggaagaggagctgtACCATGATGTGGCGGCCAGGTATGTGGAGGCCATGAAGGATATGGAGGGCAGGAAGCCAGGACCCtccagcattctgg gggTGTCGCAGCTGAAGCCAGGCACCGAGGGGGGGTACAGGGTGGCCTACAACCCAGAGGGAACTGGCTGCGGAGCCGCCATGAGGTCCATGTGCATCGGACTCAG ATACCCACGTCCCGATCAGCTGTCGTCACTGGTGGCGGTTGCCGTGGAAACCGGCCGCATGACCCACCCTCACCCAATCGGATTCCTTGGAGCAGTAGCCTCCGCCCTCTTTGTCGCCTACGCCGTGCAGCGTCGACCAATGGAGAGCTGGGGGGTGGGACTTGTGAAGGAAGCTTGTCCAATCGCAAGGGAGTTTGTGAAGTCTCGAGGCTGTGCGGTGGAGGAGTGCGAGAGGGACTGGGGCTACTTTGAGGAGAAGTGGCAATG GTACCTGGACCTCAGAGGCCTCTCCACAGGCATCGGCCCCGCCGTCTGGCCTGACCAATATGGGCCAGCCGAAAGGGACGTGGCCTATAAGAGCTTCAGCCTGTCCGGGTGGGCGGGACGTAGCGGCCACGACGCACCAATGATAGCGCTGGATGCGCTGCTGGGGGCCGGCTCCGACTGGGAGGTGCTTATGAGCAGAGGTGGTTTCCATGGAG gTGACAGTGACAGCACGGCTGTGATTGCGTGCTGCTGCTGGGGCCTCCTCTACGGCCTGCAGGGGGTTCCCGAGGGGAACTACAGGAACCTTGAGTACCGGAATCGTCTCGAGAACAGCGCAGAGGCCCTCTACAAGCTCTCCCACTGA